The genomic segment GAGCCAGGCGATCAGCTCCTTGGTGCCGATCACCGGCAGGACGGCCCGCTCGGGCAGTCCGGTGATGCCGTAGCGGCGATCCAGCGCGGCCACCGCCGAGGCCCGCAGAGCGGGCGTGCCGGCCGTGGTCGGATAACCCGGTGCCGAACTGGCCGCGGCCAAGGCGGCACGGATGACCTCGGCTACGTCATCTACGGGGGTGCCCACCGACAGGTCGACGATGCCGCCCGGGTGGGCCCGCGCGGTGGCCGTCACCTCGGCGAGGGTGTCCCACGGGAAAACCGGCAGCGTCCGGGAGACCGGACGCTGCCGTACGCGCAATGGGACGCGAGCCGTCAGTCCTCTTCCTTCGGCGGCAGATCCTTGACCACCTGCGGGTCGTTGTCGGTCTGGCCGACCTTGGAGGCACCGCCCGGCGAACCGAGTTCAGCGAAGAAGTCGGCGTTGATCTGGGTGTACTGCGACCACTGATCCGGGACGTCGTCCTCGTAGTAGATCGCCTCGACGGGGCAGACCGGCTCGCACGCGCCGCAGTCGACGCACTCGTCGGGGTGGATGAACAACATGCGCGCGCCCTCGTAGATGCAGTCGACC from the Mycolicibacterium crocinum genome contains:
- the fdxA gene encoding ferredoxin, giving the protein MTYVIAEPCVDIKDKACIEECPVDCIYEGARMLFIHPDECVDCGACEPVCPVEAIYYEDDVPDQWSQYTQINADFFAELGSPGGASKVGQTDNDPQVVKDLPPKEED